From a single Halobellus ruber genomic region:
- a CDS encoding bifunctional methylenetetrahydrofolate dehydrogenase/methenyltetrahydrofolate cyclohydrolase gives MTEIIDGNEVAQGIRDGLVAGIDDLTAAGTTPCLATVLMNNDPASQTYVSMKHKDCEEVGIATRDIELDPEAPAAELFDTVDELNADPEVHGILVQMPLPDHVDEREVLRRIDPAKDVDGFHPENVGRLVAGNARFKPCTPHGVQKLLAAADVETEGADAVVVGRSNIVGKPMANLLIQKADGGNATTTVCHSRTDDLEAKLRAADIVIAAAGVPEMITGDMLSADTVVIDVGINRVETDEGSELVGDVDFESAKPKAKAITPVPGGVGPMTRAMLLWNTVKAASAESGVDVRLP, from the coding sequence ATGACGGAGATCATCGACGGCAACGAGGTCGCCCAGGGGATCCGAGACGGACTGGTAGCCGGGATCGACGACCTCACCGCGGCGGGGACCACCCCGTGTCTCGCGACGGTACTGATGAACAACGATCCCGCGAGCCAGACGTACGTCTCGATGAAACACAAGGACTGCGAGGAGGTCGGGATCGCCACCCGGGACATCGAGCTCGACCCCGAGGCGCCCGCCGCGGAGCTTTTCGACACCGTCGACGAGCTCAACGCCGACCCCGAGGTCCACGGGATCCTCGTCCAGATGCCGCTGCCCGACCACGTCGACGAGCGGGAAGTCCTCCGGCGGATCGACCCCGCGAAAGACGTCGACGGCTTCCACCCCGAGAACGTGGGCCGGCTCGTGGCCGGGAACGCCAGATTCAAACCCTGTACGCCCCACGGCGTCCAGAAGCTGCTCGCCGCCGCCGATGTCGAAACCGAGGGCGCCGACGCCGTCGTGGTCGGACGGTCGAACATCGTCGGCAAGCCGATGGCGAACCTCCTGATCCAGAAGGCCGACGGCGGGAACGCGACCACGACGGTGTGTCACTCCCGGACCGACGACCTGGAGGCGAAGCTCCGTGCCGCCGACATCGTGATCGCCGCCGCGGGCGTCCCGGAGATGATCACCGGCGATATGCTCTCGGCGGACACGGTCGTGATAGACGTGGGGATCAACCGCGTCGAGACCGACGAGGGATCGGAACTCGTCGGCGACGTCGACTTCGAGAGCGCAAAGCCGAAGGCGAAAGCGATCACGCCGGTGCCCGGCGGCGTGGGCCCGATGACGCGCGCGATGCTGCTGTGGAACACGGTGAAGGCCGCGAGCGCGGAGAGCGGCGTCGACGTCCGGTTGCCGTAG
- a CDS encoding DUF63 family protein yields MSTVTDRVGVDPERLWVGGVGAVLLGLVAGVLAFPEAVYDGFIWHYFWGPVQADANSAVCAVRPGSTVEYIYDSAACANAAEPVAYPGYTLVSEVGYMITLLVALTGLVFLLRRLDLGTDRDFFYALLPFIFLGGALRVVEDANDAVPAAEALISYPLNTLLISPIIYFTVFALTLGTVVAAVAAERASVVESYGRPVFGAGTAFLVLTLGYLASLRLAGAEGVEFYPQVLIVTLVGATVAALVNWGLIERFAPQVNAGTGTIGLVVLWGHAVDGVANVVGLDWMTALGAGPNLVPKHPVNQFVVDVTAATLPASVLAVTGDTWPFLLVKLVAATFVLWVFEEEIFEDSPRYTILLLVAVLAVGLGPGTRDMLRATFGV; encoded by the coding sequence ATGTCGACAGTCACGGACCGGGTCGGCGTCGACCCAGAGCGCCTCTGGGTCGGCGGCGTCGGAGCCGTCCTCCTGGGGCTCGTGGCCGGCGTCCTCGCGTTTCCCGAGGCCGTCTACGACGGGTTCATCTGGCACTACTTCTGGGGCCCGGTGCAGGCGGACGCCAACTCCGCGGTCTGTGCGGTCCGGCCGGGGAGCACGGTCGAGTACATCTACGATTCGGCCGCGTGTGCGAACGCGGCGGAGCCGGTGGCGTATCCCGGCTACACGCTGGTCTCGGAGGTCGGATATATGATCACGCTGCTCGTCGCGCTCACCGGACTGGTGTTCCTCCTCCGGCGGCTGGACCTGGGGACCGACCGGGACTTCTTCTACGCGCTGCTGCCGTTCATCTTCCTCGGCGGCGCCCTCCGCGTCGTCGAGGACGCGAACGACGCTGTGCCGGCGGCGGAGGCGCTGATCAGCTACCCCCTGAACACGCTGCTGATCAGCCCGATCATCTACTTCACCGTCTTCGCGCTCACGCTGGGGACCGTGGTCGCCGCCGTCGCGGCCGAGCGGGCCAGCGTGGTCGAGAGCTACGGCCGGCCGGTGTTCGGGGCCGGAACCGCCTTCCTCGTGCTCACGCTCGGCTACCTCGCCTCGTTGCGGCTCGCCGGCGCCGAGGGCGTGGAGTTCTACCCGCAGGTCCTGATCGTCACCCTCGTGGGGGCGACGGTCGCCGCGCTCGTCAACTGGGGCCTGATCGAACGGTTCGCGCCGCAGGTGAACGCCGGAACCGGGACCATCGGGCTCGTTGTCCTCTGGGGGCACGCGGTCGACGGCGTCGCGAACGTGGTCGGGCTCGACTGGATGACCGCGCTCGGCGCCGGCCCGAACCTCGTGCCGAAACACCCGGTAAACCAGTTCGTGGTCGACGTCACCGCCGCAACCCTGCCGGCATCGGTGCTCGCGGTCACCGGCGACACCTGGCCGTTCCTCCTGGTGAAGCTCGTGGCCGCGACGTTCGTCCTCTGGGTCTTCGAGGAGGAGATCTTCGAGGACAGCCCGCGGTACACGATCCTCCTTCTGGTTGCGGTTCTCGCGGTCGGGCTCGGTCCCGGGACCAGGGATATGCTGCGGGCCACGTTCGGGGTCTGA
- the tbsP gene encoding transcriptional regulator TbsP has translation MCPESNVLDDDVGQVIASALQSGSGTAYVVDPTASMVRSLVEAGVGTDRSASVGVLADRSVLKRMAEEFPVATAAAELVEGGAIELRVAEATAGNALVVTEGSVVAVVDIEERVAGLVTDDEAFVAEANGTYRERFEAAEPFTLRTPALSAVRTSLETELGEEVRSDFDAVFESLEAREGPDLDEVVVSLLVAARNDVLLYDVSKWGEDAGIASKATFSRTKTELEERGVIETEKVPIDVGRPRLRLRLGDERLREASPEDLAAVAAELLA, from the coding sequence ATGTGTCCCGAAAGTAACGTGCTCGACGACGACGTCGGGCAGGTCATCGCGTCGGCCCTCCAGTCCGGGTCGGGCACGGCGTACGTGGTCGATCCGACGGCGTCGATGGTACGATCGCTAGTCGAGGCCGGGGTCGGTACCGACCGGTCCGCGTCCGTCGGCGTCCTCGCGGATCGCTCGGTGCTGAAGCGGATGGCCGAGGAGTTCCCGGTCGCGACCGCCGCCGCGGAGCTGGTGGAGGGCGGTGCGATCGAACTCCGGGTCGCGGAGGCCACCGCCGGGAACGCTCTCGTGGTGACCGAGGGGTCGGTCGTTGCGGTCGTCGACATCGAGGAGCGGGTCGCCGGCCTCGTCACCGACGACGAGGCGTTCGTCGCCGAGGCGAACGGGACGTACCGCGAGCGGTTCGAGGCGGCGGAGCCGTTCACACTTCGCACCCCGGCGCTGTCGGCGGTCCGGACCTCGCTGGAGACCGAACTCGGCGAGGAGGTACGGTCCGACTTCGATGCAGTCTTCGAGTCGCTGGAGGCACGGGAGGGTCCCGATCTCGACGAGGTCGTGGTCAGCCTGCTGGTGGCGGCTCGGAACGACGTCCTCCTGTACGACGTCTCGAAGTGGGGCGAGGACGCCGGGATCGCGAGCAAGGCCACGTTCTCGCGCACCAAGACCGAACTCGAGGAGCGCGGCGTGATCGAGACCGAGAAGGTCCCGATCGACGTCGGTCGGCCGCGGCTCCGGCTCCGGCTCGGCGACGAGCGGCTCCGTGAGGCGTCACCGGAGGACCTCGCCGCCGTGGCCGCGGAGCTCCTGGCGTAG
- a CDS encoding biotin--[acetyl-CoA-carboxylase] ligase, with amino-acid sequence MNATRRALLAALEDGPIDGPTLATRLEVSRAAVWKQVEALREEGFGIESGDDGYRVDEVPEYGAAALAFGLDAPYDVEYHDRIGSTNDRARELAEEGVDDVVVVADEQTGGRGRLDREWAAPAGGVWASPVLRPERPPAEVPIYTLAAAVAVTRAAREVGVEATIKWPNDVLVNDGDGEERKLAGILTEMEGEADRVSWLVLGIGVNANVDRDALPPGATSLRAAVGDVDRRRFLQGILEALYDLTGADADLRAVLDAWREYASTLGRQVRVETPRGTVAGRAVDVRFPGSLVVGTDDGERAVHAGDCEHVRPTE; translated from the coding sequence ATGAACGCGACGCGCCGCGCCCTGTTGGCCGCCCTCGAGGACGGGCCGATCGACGGCCCCACGCTCGCCACCCGGCTTGAGGTCTCGCGGGCGGCAGTCTGGAAGCAGGTCGAAGCGCTCCGCGAGGAGGGGTTCGGGATCGAGAGCGGCGACGACGGCTACCGGGTGGACGAAGTCCCGGAGTACGGGGCCGCGGCGCTGGCGTTCGGGCTGGATGCGCCCTACGACGTCGAATACCACGACCGGATCGGGAGCACCAACGACCGCGCCCGCGAACTCGCCGAGGAGGGGGTCGACGACGTAGTCGTCGTGGCCGACGAACAGACCGGCGGACGCGGGCGGTTGGACCGCGAGTGGGCCGCACCCGCCGGCGGGGTGTGGGCGAGTCCGGTACTCCGCCCCGAGCGCCCGCCCGCGGAGGTCCCCATATACACCCTCGCGGCAGCGGTCGCGGTGACCCGTGCGGCACGCGAGGTCGGCGTCGAAGCGACCATCAAGTGGCCGAACGACGTGTTGGTGAACGACGGTGATGGCGAGGAACGGAAACTCGCCGGGATCCTGACCGAGATGGAGGGCGAGGCCGACCGCGTCTCGTGGCTGGTGCTGGGGATCGGCGTGAACGCCAACGTCGACCGCGACGCCCTCCCGCCGGGGGCAACAAGCCTCCGGGCGGCGGTCGGCGACGTCGACCGTCGGCGGTTCCTCCAGGGGATCCTGGAGGCGCTCTATGACCTGACCGGTGCCGACGCGGACCTTCGGGCCGTCCTCGACGCCTGGCGGGAGTACGCGAGCACGCTCGGCCGGCAGGTCAGGGTCGAGACGCCCCGCGGAACGGTTGCGGGCCGCGCGGTCGACGTCCGGTTCCCGGGGAGTCTGGTCGTCGGAACCGACGACGGCGAGCGTGCGGTCCACGCCGGCGACTGCGAACACGTGCGGCCGACGGAGTGA
- a CDS encoding acetyl-CoA carboxylase biotin carboxylase subunit — MFNKVLVANRGEIAVRVMRACRDLGVRTVAVYSDADRHAGHVRMADEAYNVGPARAADSYLDHEAVIEAGRKADADAVHPGYGFLAENAEFARKVEESDLVWIGPSADAMERLGEKTKARSLMQEADVPVVPGTTEPVESADAVKQVAAEYGYPVAIKAEGGGGGRGLKVVRSAEEVEAQFETAKREGEAYFDNASVYVEKYLEAPRHVEVQILADEHGNVRHLGERDCSLQRRHQKVIEEAPSPALDSDLREEIGDAARRGVREADYTNAGTVEFLVEDTGEETEFYFMEVNTRIQVEHTVTEEVTGIDIVKWQLRVAAGGELDFAQESVSIDGHAIEFRINAENAADDFAPATGTLETYDPPGGVGVRVDDAVRQADGIGGDYDSMIAKLIVDAGDREECLARSERALSEFEVEGLRTIIPFHRLMVTDGTFRAGEHTTKYLDEELDRGRIERAAEKWGGESDGADEGDDDATETAEREFTVEVNGKRFEVNLEERGAPAVPAVDVAGETGSAGGGGTTRSRPDEATDDGDGAVEIEGGGERVVAEMQGTILSVEVTEGDEVAAGDVVCVLEAMKMENDVVVERGGTVAEVLVGEGDSVDMDDTLVILE, encoded by the coding sequence ATGTTCAACAAGGTGCTCGTGGCCAACCGGGGGGAGATCGCCGTCCGGGTGATGCGGGCGTGTCGCGACCTCGGCGTCCGAACCGTCGCCGTCTACAGCGACGCCGACAGACACGCCGGACACGTCCGGATGGCCGACGAGGCGTACAACGTCGGCCCCGCCCGCGCGGCGGACTCGTATCTGGATCACGAGGCCGTGATCGAGGCCGGACGGAAGGCCGACGCCGACGCGGTCCACCCGGGGTACGGCTTTCTGGCGGAGAACGCCGAGTTCGCCAGGAAGGTCGAGGAAAGCGACCTCGTCTGGATCGGCCCCTCCGCCGACGCGATGGAGCGGCTCGGCGAGAAGACCAAGGCACGCTCGCTGATGCAGGAGGCGGACGTGCCGGTCGTTCCAGGCACCACGGAGCCCGTCGAGTCCGCCGACGCGGTCAAGCAGGTCGCCGCGGAGTACGGCTACCCGGTCGCGATCAAAGCCGAGGGCGGCGGCGGCGGGCGCGGGCTGAAGGTGGTTCGCTCCGCCGAGGAGGTCGAAGCGCAGTTCGAGACCGCAAAGCGGGAGGGCGAGGCGTACTTCGACAACGCCTCGGTCTACGTCGAGAAGTATCTCGAAGCGCCCCGGCACGTCGAGGTCCAGATCCTCGCCGACGAGCACGGGAACGTCCGCCACCTCGGGGAACGGGACTGTTCGCTGCAGCGCCGCCACCAGAAGGTGATCGAGGAGGCGCCCTCGCCCGCGCTCGATTCCGACCTCCGCGAGGAGATCGGCGACGCGGCCAGACGCGGCGTCCGGGAGGCCGACTACACCAACGCCGGCACCGTGGAGTTCCTCGTCGAGGACACGGGCGAGGAAACCGAGTTCTACTTCATGGAGGTCAACACCCGGATCCAGGTCGAACACACGGTCACCGAGGAGGTCACCGGCATCGACATCGTGAAGTGGCAGCTCCGGGTGGCCGCCGGCGGGGAACTCGACTTCGCCCAGGAGTCGGTATCGATCGACGGCCACGCCATCGAGTTCCGGATCAACGCCGAGAACGCCGCCGACGACTTCGCGCCCGCGACGGGGACCTTGGAGACCTACGACCCGCCCGGCGGCGTGGGCGTCCGCGTCGACGACGCCGTCCGGCAGGCCGACGGGATCGGCGGCGACTACGACTCCATGATCGCGAAGCTGATCGTCGACGCCGGCGACCGCGAGGAGTGTCTCGCCCGGTCGGAGCGGGCGCTCTCGGAGTTCGAGGTTGAGGGCCTGCGGACGATCATCCCGTTCCACCGGCTGATGGTGACCGACGGGACGTTCCGGGCGGGCGAGCACACCACGAAGTATCTCGACGAGGAACTCGACCGCGGCCGGATCGAGCGCGCGGCCGAGAAATGGGGCGGGGAGTCGGACGGCGCCGACGAGGGCGACGACGACGCCACCGAAACCGCCGAACGCGAGTTCACCGTCGAGGTCAACGGCAAGCGGTTCGAGGTCAACCTCGAGGAGCGCGGCGCCCCCGCCGTCCCGGCGGTCGATGTCGCGGGCGAGACGGGGTCGGCCGGCGGTGGAGGAACCACCCGTTCCCGTCCGGACGAGGCGACCGACGACGGGGACGGGGCCGTCGAGATCGAGGGCGGCGGCGAGCGGGTCGTCGCGGAGATGCAGGGGACGATCCTGTCGGTCGAGGTCACGGAGGGCGACGAGGTCGCCGCCGGCGACGTGGTCTGCGTGCTGGAGGCGATGAAGATGGAGAACGACGTCGTGGTCGAGCGTGGCGGAACCGTCGCCGAAGTCCTCGTCGGCGAGGGCGACAGCGTCGATATGGACGACACCCTAGTGATTCTGGAGTGA
- a CDS encoding LURP-one-related/scramblase family protein, protein MSEPSDPESSSAYDISTVNLDDDRYEVTQSFVRNKYVVTDSRGDVVLRAKQKLFKLKEEFPFVTGDGSEAFTVKAAGILDVAGNYAIVDAGTGEEVVVLDEDLSLFSEHWTVRDPDSGAALATIRSKSELLSALRHFVSVANLIPNKYEILDADGDHVGDIEGQFSLRDTYTVSVDDASDVPREAVIASACVLDALENQ, encoded by the coding sequence ATGTCCGAGCCCTCCGATCCGGAGTCGTCATCCGCTTACGACATCTCCACGGTGAATCTCGACGACGACCGCTACGAGGTCACGCAGTCGTTCGTCCGGAACAAGTACGTCGTCACCGACAGCCGCGGCGACGTCGTCCTGCGTGCGAAACAGAAGCTGTTCAAACTGAAAGAGGAGTTCCCGTTCGTCACCGGCGACGGGAGCGAGGCGTTCACGGTGAAGGCAGCCGGCATCTTAGACGTCGCGGGCAACTACGCCATCGTCGACGCGGGCACCGGCGAGGAGGTCGTCGTCCTCGACGAGGACCTCTCGCTTTTCTCGGAACACTGGACGGTTCGGGACCCCGACTCGGGGGCGGCGCTGGCGACCATCCGCTCGAAGAGCGAGCTCCTCTCGGCGCTCAGACATTTCGTCTCGGTTGCGAACCTGATCCCGAACAAATACGAGATTCTCGACGCCGACGGCGACCACGTCGGCGACATCGAGGGGCAGTTCTCCCTGCGGGACACCTATACGGTCAGCGTCGACGACGCCAGCGACGTGCCGAGGGAGGCGGTCATCGCCTCGGCGTGCGTTCTCGACGCCCTCGAAAACCAGTAG
- a CDS encoding DHH family phosphoesterase codes for MSRPRELEDRLGAAEELTIVCHNNPDPDCLASAFALGRIATAAGIDERRILYSGDISHQQNRAFVNMLDIDLRLFEAEAVRNRSAGSLLAFVDHSVPGANNRVPAGTPIDIVIDHHPIEGVEAAFVDHREGVGATATILTEYVRELETDVNSALGTALLFAIRRETLGFLRGATRAEYDAAGWLHDHADTSLLRTLSTPSVTGATVDTIASAIRNRTVRGSVLISGIGRTSERDALPQAADYLATLEGVETAVVFGIVDDGIQLSARSTDARIHVGQVLDAAFGDVGSAGGHREMAGGEVPLGVFADYTKDDAQLFSIVEQVVTSRLIAELNLAEGSGS; via the coding sequence ATGTCCCGGCCACGAGAGCTCGAAGATCGCCTCGGCGCGGCTGAGGAACTCACCATCGTCTGCCACAACAACCCGGATCCGGACTGTCTGGCGAGCGCGTTCGCGCTGGGGCGGATCGCGACGGCGGCCGGGATCGACGAGCGACGGATCCTCTACAGCGGCGACATCTCCCACCAGCAGAACCGGGCGTTCGTCAATATGCTGGACATCGATCTACGGCTGTTCGAGGCCGAGGCCGTCCGGAACCGGTCGGCAGGGTCGCTGCTCGCCTTCGTTGATCACTCGGTGCCGGGCGCAAACAACCGAGTCCCGGCGGGGACGCCGATCGATATCGTGATCGATCACCACCCGATCGAGGGGGTCGAGGCGGCGTTCGTCGACCACCGGGAGGGCGTCGGCGCGACGGCGACGATCCTGACGGAGTACGTGCGGGAGCTGGAGACCGACGTAAACTCCGCGCTCGGGACGGCGCTGCTGTTTGCGATCCGGCGCGAGACGCTGGGGTTCCTCCGTGGCGCGACCCGCGCGGAGTACGACGCCGCGGGGTGGCTCCACGACCACGCGGACACGAGCCTGCTCCGGACGCTTTCGACCCCGTCGGTGACCGGCGCGACCGTCGATACGATCGCCAGCGCGATCCGGAACCGTACCGTCCGCGGGTCGGTACTGATTTCCGGGATCGGGCGGACGAGCGAACGCGACGCGCTGCCGCAGGCTGCGGACTACCTCGCGACGCTCGAGGGCGTCGAGACCGCAGTCGTGTTCGGGATCGTCGACGACGGGATCCAACTGTCGGCGCGATCAACGGACGCCCGCATCCACGTCGGTCAGGTGCTGGACGCGGCGTTCGGCGACGTCGGCAGCGCCGGCGGCCACCGCGAGATGGCCGGTGGAGAGGTGCCACTCGGGGTGTTCGCGGACTACACGAAAGACGACGCACAGCTGTTCTCGATCGTCGAGCAGGTGGTGACCAGCCGGCTCATCGCCGAACTCAATCTCGCGGAGGGGAGCGGGTCGTAG
- a CDS encoding fumarylacetoacetate hydrolase family protein: MRLGRFQADDEQRIGVFEGDVVRDVTGGVEGFDDALARPEAVADVEGPTFDVDEVVYLPPTTDRNTVFCAGLNYEAHAAESDIDVPEWPLIFMKPPRALVGHEAPISYHTRVTEALDYEAELAAVIGTPGRHLSAEEALEHVVGYTIFNDTTARDLQFGLRVGDDEMLDWFSGKSMQATTPMGPYVVVDEIDDPQDLAIASRVDGETMQDDTTAMMVRSVAELVAFVSSRVRLEPGDVIATGTPEGVGAFQDITLQAGETVEVDIEGIGTLRNRVEAATE, encoded by the coding sequence ATGCGGTTAGGACGCTTTCAGGCGGACGACGAGCAGCGCATCGGGGTCTTCGAGGGCGACGTGGTGCGGGACGTCACCGGCGGGGTCGAGGGGTTCGACGACGCCTTGGCCCGCCCGGAGGCCGTCGCCGACGTCGAAGGCCCGACCTTCGACGTCGACGAAGTGGTATACCTGCCGCCGACGACGGACCGGAACACCGTCTTCTGTGCCGGCCTGAACTACGAGGCCCACGCCGCCGAAAGCGACATCGACGTCCCGGAGTGGCCGCTGATATTTATGAAACCCCCGCGGGCGCTCGTCGGCCACGAGGCGCCGATCTCCTATCACACGAGGGTCACCGAGGCGCTCGACTACGAGGCGGAACTCGCGGCCGTGATCGGCACCCCCGGCCGTCATCTCTCGGCCGAGGAGGCGCTCGAACACGTCGTCGGTTATACCATTTTCAACGACACGACGGCGCGGGACCTCCAGTTCGGGTTGCGGGTCGGCGACGACGAGATGCTCGATTGGTTCTCCGGGAAGTCGATGCAGGCGACCACGCCGATGGGGCCGTACGTGGTCGTCGACGAGATCGACGACCCACAGGACCTGGCGATCGCCTCCCGCGTCGACGGCGAGACGATGCAGGACGACACCACCGCGATGATGGTCCGCTCGGTCGCTGAACTCGTCGCGTTCGTGTCCTCGCGGGTCCGGCTGGAACCCGGCGACGTGATCGCGACCGGCACCCCGGAAGGCGTCGGCGCGTTCCAGGACATCACGCTCCAGGCGGGTGAGACGGTCGAAGTCGACATCGAGGGAATCGGGACGCTTCGGAACCGGGTCGAAGCCGCCACCGAGTAG
- a CDS encoding inositol monophosphatase family protein: MTDDERASVARRAAEVGAEVAADRFRTENEVTRKASKTDVVTAADHDAQKAVIDVLDETYPEDAIVGEESGALKRVPDAGAAWVIDPIDGTNNYVRGARLWGTAVAAVHDGQPVAGATNLPALDDVYWTDGERTYRNGESVSVSERSDPETCAVTPTMWWDFDARDRYERACGAIVERFGDLRRIGCAQAELAGVADGSLDGVVTDVRANPWDTLAGVAMVRAAGGTVTDIEGDRWRHDSVGLVASNGRIHGSVLAAAREIRGEE, encoded by the coding sequence ATGACGGACGACGAGCGGGCGTCGGTGGCGCGTCGGGCGGCCGAGGTGGGAGCCGAGGTCGCCGCGGATCGGTTCCGGACCGAGAATGAAGTCACGCGGAAGGCGAGCAAGACGGACGTGGTGACCGCGGCCGACCACGACGCACAGAAAGCCGTGATCGACGTTCTCGACGAGACATACCCGGAGGACGCGATCGTCGGCGAGGAGTCGGGGGCGCTGAAGCGGGTGCCCGACGCCGGCGCCGCGTGGGTGATCGATCCGATCGACGGGACCAACAACTACGTCCGCGGCGCCCGGTTGTGGGGGACGGCCGTCGCCGCGGTCCACGATGGGCAGCCGGTGGCGGGCGCGACGAACCTGCCGGCCCTGGACGACGTTTACTGGACCGACGGCGAGCGGACGTACCGCAACGGCGAGAGCGTGAGCGTCTCCGAGCGATCGGACCCCGAGACCTGCGCCGTCACGCCGACGATGTGGTGGGACTTCGACGCCCGGGACCGTTACGAGCGGGCGTGCGGGGCTATCGTCGAACGCTTCGGCGACCTCCGGCGGATCGGGTGTGCACAGGCCGAACTCGCGGGGGTCGCCGACGGATCGCTGGACGGCGTCGTGACCGACGTTCGGGCGAACCCCTGGGACACGCTCGCGGGCGTGGCGATGGTGCGGGCCGCCGGCGGAACCGTGACCGACATCGAGGGCGACCGGTGGCGACACGACTCGGTGGGCTTGGTCGCCTCGAACGGCAGAATTCACGGCTCCGTGCTCGCGGCCGCCCGGGAGATCCGCGGCGAGGAGTAG
- a CDS encoding YcaO-like family protein produces MTHDIRIVGDGPAADAAAAAFEDIDATVTDAGRPAMTVVVVPAGGSAAALDGDHGRLAVVEIGGVGGRAVSDMDASVSVFGAEGPRFADLRQRVAASTDTDGSPSGDRSAVRFAGAVAGRRAVALLSGDRSVAGTVIEVAGAGVTAERRLLPVPTPEDRDRTVRRDHRDVDLDDALARAERALDERIGPIEQVGERESFPVPYYLAGTADTRGFSEVRAAEFAAGVDRDWDRAFMKALGEGLERYCAGVYRRSAFTVAPERTRANPVPPSRFVRPEGGDVPDPETPVAWVPGTDLATDGSASLPAAFVHYPPPAEEYKPPITTGLGLGNSGVEALLAGLYETIERDATMLAWYSSFEPLELELDDDGVDALRRRARAEELSVTTVLVTQDVDVPVVAAAVHRDGAWPRFAAGSAASLDPAAATRSALAEALQNWMELRALGPEAAANEGGAIGDYAADPGPAANFLDAGASVPAGSVGPASLPTGRAELEAVLDRVTAAGLDAYAARTTTRDVASLGFEAVRVLMPSAQPLFQGEPFFGDRARTVPAELGFEPDLDRAYHPFP; encoded by the coding sequence GTGACACACGACATCAGGATCGTCGGCGACGGTCCCGCCGCGGACGCAGCGGCTGCCGCCTTCGAGGATATCGACGCGACAGTCACCGACGCCGGCCGGCCGGCGATGACGGTGGTAGTGGTTCCCGCGGGCGGCAGCGCCGCGGCACTCGACGGCGATCACGGCCGCCTCGCTGTCGTGGAAATCGGCGGTGTGGGCGGTCGAGCAGTCTCCGATATGGACGCGAGCGTCTCGGTGTTCGGCGCCGAGGGGCCGCGGTTCGCGGATCTCCGACAGCGGGTCGCTGCTTCCACCGACACCGACGGTTCGCCCTCCGGCGACCGCAGCGCGGTCCGGTTCGCCGGTGCGGTTGCGGGACGCCGGGCAGTCGCGCTGTTGAGCGGTGACCGGAGCGTCGCCGGCACCGTGATCGAGGTCGCGGGCGCCGGCGTGACTGCCGAACGGCGGCTGCTCCCGGTTCCGACGCCGGAGGACCGCGACCGGACGGTGCGCCGCGACCACCGCGATGTCGACCTCGACGACGCCTTAGCCCGCGCGGAGCGGGCGCTCGACGAGCGGATCGGGCCGATCGAACAGGTCGGCGAGCGGGAGTCGTTTCCGGTACCGTACTACCTCGCTGGCACGGCCGACACCCGCGGGTTCAGCGAGGTCCGCGCCGCGGAGTTCGCCGCGGGGGTCGACCGCGACTGGGATCGCGCGTTTATGAAGGCGCTCGGCGAGGGGTTAGAACGGTACTGCGCGGGCGTCTACCGACGGTCGGCGTTTACCGTTGCTCCCGAACGCACTCGCGCGAATCCGGTTCCGCCGTCGCGGTTCGTCCGCCCCGAGGGGGGAGACGTTCCGGATCCGGAAACCCCGGTCGCGTGGGTCCCGGGCACCGACCTCGCGACCGACGGGTCGGCCTCCCTCCCGGCGGCGTTCGTCCACTACCCGCCGCCGGCCGAGGAGTACAAGCCCCCGATCACGACCGGACTGGGGCTGGGCAACTCCGGCGTCGAGGCGCTTTTGGCCGGGCTCTACGAGACCATCGAACGCGACGCGACGATGCTGGCGTGGTACTCGTCGTTCGAGCCGCTGGAACTCGAACTCGACGACGACGGCGTCGACGCGCTCCGCCGGCGCGCCCGGGCGGAGGAGCTGTCAGTCACGACGGTCCTTGTCACCCAGGACGTCGACGTTCCGGTCGTCGCCGCCGCTGTTCACCGTGACGGGGCGTGGCCCCGGTTCGCCGCGGGGTCGGCGGCGTCGCTGGATCCCGCGGCCGCGACCCGATCGGCGCTCGCGGAGGCGCTGCAGAACTGGATGGAACTGCGGGCTTTAGGACCCGAAGCAGCGGCCAACGAGGGTGGTGCCATCGGCGACTACGCGGCGGATCCGGGGCCCGCGGCAAACTTCCTCGACGCCGGCGCGTCGGTCCCGGCCGGCAGCGTCGGACCCGCGTCGCTGCCGACCGGGCGGGCCGAGTTGGAGGCGGTGCTCGACCGCGTGACGGCGGCAGGCCTCGACGCCTACGCCGCCCGGACGACGACCCGGGACGTCGCCTCGCTGGGCTTCGAGGCCGTTCGCGTGTTGATGCCGTCGGCACAGCCGCTGTTCCAGGGCGAACCGTTCTTCGGCGACCGGGCCCGGACCGTCCCGGCGGAGCTCGGGTTCGAGCCCGACCTCGATCGCGCGTACCACCCGTTCCCGTGA